One segment of Thermogemmata fonticola DNA contains the following:
- a CDS encoding formylglycine-generating enzyme family protein: MRSIVGIGAAALGLLAVLLSASRAREAPPPYDHSIYKVKLERKNFVERVQSYRVIGGQKQQLQAEFEMVFVPGGEVTIGSPPDEPGRQDNEGPQYRAKVGNFWMQKCEVTWEQWDAFWYDEDFLKADDERAARLPVGEVTRPTNTFVDETYGHGREGHPVICMTHHAAMVYCEWLRRKTGKPYRLPTEAEWEYAARAGKGDLPWFFGRDASQLGEYAWYADNSPDPDYPDKPKGCTHKVGTRKPNPFGLHDLYGNVWEWTLDQYDPQAYARRAKLPLNLCPVIPPTDKKWSHVVRGGSWADKAERCRSAARRVSEESWQKHDPQEPRSIWWLTKMDVIGFRVVLPEQEQPELLDLKPRVVKRSE, from the coding sequence CGTAGTATTGTAGGGATCGGAGCCGCCGCGCTGGGACTGCTCGCAGTCTTACTCAGTGCCAGCCGAGCGCGGGAAGCCCCGCCGCCCTACGACCACTCGATTTATAAGGTCAAGCTGGAACGCAAAAACTTTGTCGAACGTGTCCAGAGCTACCGGGTCATCGGCGGGCAGAAACAGCAGTTGCAAGCCGAATTCGAGATGGTCTTCGTCCCCGGCGGAGAGGTGACCATCGGCAGTCCCCCGGATGAACCCGGACGGCAGGACAATGAGGGACCGCAGTATCGGGCCAAAGTGGGCAACTTCTGGATGCAAAAATGCGAGGTGACCTGGGAACAGTGGGACGCCTTCTGGTACGACGAGGATTTCCTCAAAGCCGATGATGAACGGGCGGCCCGACTGCCTGTGGGAGAGGTCACCCGGCCCACGAACACCTTCGTCGATGAAACCTACGGACATGGCCGCGAAGGGCATCCCGTCATCTGCATGACGCATCACGCGGCGATGGTGTATTGCGAATGGCTCCGGCGCAAAACGGGCAAGCCCTACCGCCTGCCCACCGAGGCCGAGTGGGAATACGCCGCCCGCGCGGGCAAAGGCGATCTGCCCTGGTTCTTCGGCCGCGATGCCAGCCAACTGGGCGAGTACGCCTGGTATGCCGACAATTCCCCCGATCCCGACTACCCGGACAAGCCCAAAGGGTGTACCCATAAAGTCGGCACCCGCAAACCCAACCCCTTCGGCTTGCATGACCTCTACGGCAATGTCTGGGAATGGACCCTGGACCAATACGACCCCCAGGCGTATGCCCGGCGTGCTAAGCTACCCTTGAACCTCTGCCCGGTGATACCCCCGACGGACAAAAAGTGGTCCCATGTGGTCCGCGGCGGTTCCTGGGCCGATAAAGCCGAACGGTGCCGCAGTGCGGCCCGCCGGGTCTCTGAGGAAAGCTGGCAGAAACACGACCCCCAGGAACCCCGGAGCATCTGGTGGCTGA